The following proteins are encoded in a genomic region of Leptospira wolbachii serovar Codice str. CDC:
- a CDS encoding tetratricopeptide repeat protein, whose product MSSSSFQLSLDLAKDHFKFGDLDRAEFQLRSSLELEESEEAYFYLGLVQNALGQWSDALTSYYKAVSLNHEYGNPCNEIGVLLLRMGNDKEAVYWLKKSIRCERNDAPHISYFNLATLYKLWNRPERSLQYLHKALTLKKDFSEANDLWRELKSDEEAPSN is encoded by the coding sequence TTGTCTTCCAGTTCTTTCCAACTTTCCTTAGATTTAGCAAAAGACCATTTTAAGTTCGGTGATTTAGACCGAGCCGAGTTCCAACTTCGTTCCAGTTTAGAATTGGAAGAATCCGAAGAAGCCTACTTTTATCTGGGCCTCGTGCAAAATGCCCTGGGCCAATGGAGTGATGCACTCACTTCTTATTACAAAGCGGTGAGCCTAAATCATGAATACGGCAATCCTTGTAATGAAATAGGAGTCCTTTTGTTGCGTATGGGAAACGATAAAGAAGCTGTGTATTGGCTTAAAAAATCCATTCGTTGTGAACGGAATGATGCCCCACATATTTCTTATTTTAACCTCGCAACTTTGTATAAGTTGTGGAATCGCCCAGAAAGATCCTTACAATACCTCCACAAAGCTCTAACTCTAAAGAAAGATTTTTCAGAAGCCAATGACCTTTGGCGGGAACTAAAATCTGACGAAGAAGCTCCTTCGAATTAA
- a CDS encoding NAD(P)/FAD-dependent oxidoreductase: MESIQKVDVAVIGGSFAGLSAALSLVRSLRNVLVVDSEKPCNANTPASHNFITHDGKPPFEIRALALNDLKHYPNFQLKIGEVSSIEKIEGRFLLRGNGFTEVQSDKIIFATGLRDILPEIPGFLPSWGKSVIHCPYCHGYENIGNTTGLWMNEDGVFEHSKFLKLWSKELTVYTNGPIQFSKEEKSKLDNEGIQVVTEVVKSLIHKEGQISAIQLGSGKEIPIQALYTRLPMVQNSNLPEQLGCKLLPSGHIEVTNFYETSVPGVCAVGDMASMFRSVAHAVHSGNIAGAMLNRSMILA; the protein is encoded by the coding sequence ATGGAATCCATTCAAAAAGTCGATGTTGCCGTCATTGGGGGAAGTTTCGCAGGACTCTCTGCCGCTTTGTCTTTAGTTCGTTCCTTGCGAAACGTCCTAGTCGTTGATTCGGAAAAACCTTGCAACGCAAACACTCCCGCCTCGCATAACTTCATCACACATGATGGAAAACCTCCTTTCGAGATTCGTGCTTTGGCACTCAATGATCTCAAACACTATCCCAACTTCCAACTTAAGATTGGCGAAGTTTCATCGATCGAAAAAATAGAGGGTAGGTTTTTACTCCGAGGAAATGGATTTACGGAGGTCCAATCCGATAAAATTATTTTTGCCACGGGCCTCAGAGATATCCTTCCTGAGATTCCAGGATTTCTTCCCTCTTGGGGTAAATCTGTCATCCACTGCCCCTATTGCCATGGATATGAAAACATAGGGAATACAACTGGACTTTGGATGAATGAAGATGGAGTATTCGAACATTCTAAATTTCTAAAACTCTGGTCAAAGGAATTGACCGTGTATACAAATGGACCCATCCAATTTTCCAAAGAAGAAAAATCCAAATTAGACAACGAAGGAATTCAAGTGGTTACTGAAGTTGTAAAATCGCTCATCCACAAAGAGGGACAAATTTCTGCCATCCAGCTGGGTTCTGGAAAAGAAATTCCCATCCAAGCACTCTATACAAGACTCCCCATGGTCCAAAATTCCAATCTACCAGAACAACTGGGTTGTAAACTTCTTCCTAGCGGGCATATCGAAGTAACGAACTTTTATGAAACGAGTGTTCCAGGAGTCTGCGCTGTTGGGGATATGGCTTCTATGTTTCGGTCCGTGGCACATGCCGTCCACTCAGGAAATATTGCCGGAGCTATGCTCAACCGATCTATGATCCTAGCTTAA